The window CGATCCAGAACTGGTCGAACAACGTCTACAACCTGGTCACCAAGCGCGCCGTGGCGTACGAGGGCGCGACCATGGAGTGGGTCGACGGCAACATCGGTTCGAAGGTCACCATGAAGTACCCGGCCGTCTACCTGATGGGCGAGCACGCCAAGGGCGAGACCCTGTCCATCGCCTTCGCGGGCGAGGGCCAGCACCAGGACGCCGGCTCCAAGATGGTCCACATGGCGCCGAACACCTCCTCGAACATCGTCTCCAAGTCGGTGGCACGAGGCGGAGGCCGCACCTCGTACCGCGGCCTGGTCGAGATCGGCGAGGGCGCGCACGGCTCGAAGTCCAACGTGCTGTGTGACGCGCTCCTGGTCGACACCATCTCCCGCTCGGACACGTACCCGTACGTGGACGTGCGCGAGGACGACGTCTCCATGGGCCACGAGGCCACGGTCTCCAAGGTCTCCGACGACCAGCTCTTCTACCTGATGAGCCGCGGTCTGACGGAGTTCGAGGCCATGGCCATGATCGTGCGCGGCTTCGTCGAGCCCATCGCGCGCGAGCTGCCCATGGAGTACGCCCTGGAGCTGAACCGGCTGATCGAGCTGCAGATGGAGGGCTCGGTCGGCTAGTCCCGGCCGGCTGCCCGTCCCGCAGCACATTCATTGACGTAGACCGTGTTCTTCTAAGAGAGCGAGCAAGACGACAGCCATGGCTGAGGCTCAGAACATTCCGGCGGGTTCGACCACCGCCGGCGCGATCGCGGTGGCCGCCGAGTCCACCGTCGCCACCCGGATGAGTGCACCCCCGTCCTTCGACGTGGCGGACTTCCCCGTGCCCCACGGGCGCGAGGAGGAGTGGCGGTTCACCCCGCTCGCCCGCCTGAAGGGCCTGCACGACGGCACCGCGGTCGCCAACGGCACCATGAAGGCCCAGATCGACGCGCCCGAGGGCGTCACGGTCGAGTCGGTGGAGCGCGGCGACGCGCGCATCGGCAAGGCCGGCACCCCGGTGGACCGGGTCGCCGCCCAGGCGTTCTCGTCCTTCGCCAAGGCCACGGTCGTCACCGTGCCCAAGGAGGCGGTCCTGACCGAGCCGGTGCGCGTCACGCTGCACGGTGAGGGCGGCACCACCTTCGGCCACACCGTCTTCGACGTGCAGGCCTTCGCCGAGGCCGTCGTCGTCATCGACCACACCGGTGACGGCGTGCGCGCCGCCAACGTCGACTTCCTGGTCGGCGACGGCGCCAAGCTCACCGTCGTGTCGGTGCAGGACTGGGACGACACCGCCGTCCACGTCTCCCAGCACAACGCGCTGGTCGGCCGTGACGCGACCTTCAAGTCGATCGTGGTCACCTTCGGCGGCGACCTCGTCCGCCTGCACCCCCGCGTGACCTACGCGGGCCCCGGCGGCGAGGCCGAGCTCTTCGGCCTGTACTTCACCGACGCCGGCCAGCACCAGGAGCACCGCCTCCTGGTCGACCACAGTGCCCCGCACTGCAAGTCGAACGTGGTCTACAAGGGCGCCCTGCAGGGCCAGGACGCCCACGCGGTGTGGATCGGTGACGTGCTCATCGAGAAGACCGCCGAGGGCACCGACACCTACGAGATGAACCGCAACCTCGTCCTGACGGACGGCGCGCGGGTCGACTCGGTGCCGAACCTGGAGATCGAGACCGGCGAGATCGTCGGCGCCGGCCACGCCTCGGCGACCGGCCGCTTCGACGACGAGCAGCTCTTCTACCTGCAGGCCCGCGGCATCCCGGCCGGCGAGGCCCGCCGCCTGGTCGTCCGCGGCTTCTTCGCCGAGCTCGTCCAGCAGATCGGTGTCCCGGACATCGAGGAGCGCCTGCTCACCAAGATCGAGACCGAGCTCCAGGGTTCCGTCTGATGAATTACGTCAAGGTCTGCGCGCTGAGCGAGCTGGAGGAGAACACCCCGAAGCGGGTGGAACTCGACGGCACGCCGGTGTCCATCGTCTCCACCGAGGGGGAGGTGTTCGCGATCAACGACATCTGCTCGCACGCGAACGTCTCGCTCTCGGAGGGCGAGGTCGACGACTGCATGATCGAGTGCTGGCTGCACGGGTCGGCCTTCGACCTGCGCACCGGCAAGCCCTCGGGCCTGCCCGCGACGCGCCCCGTCCCCGTATACCCCGTAAAGATCGAAGGGGACGACGTGCTCGTCTCCCTCACCCAGGAGTCCTGAGGTATCCATGGCAACGCTTGAAATCCACGACCTGCACGTCTCCGTCGAGGCCGAGAACGGCGCCCGCGAGATCCTCAAGGGCGTCGACCTCACCGTCAAGCAGGGTGAGACGCACGCCATCATGGGTCCGAACGGCTCCGGCAAGTCCACCCTGGCGTACTCGCTCGCCGGTCACCCGAAGTACACCATCACCGGTGGCACCGTGACCCTCGACGGCGAAGACGTCCTGGAGATGTCCGTCGACGAGCGTGCCCGCGCCGGCCTGTTCCTCGCCATGCAGTACCCGGTCGAGGTCCCCGGCGTCTCGGTCTCCAACTTCCTGCGCACCTCGGCCACCGCCATCCGCGGTGAGGCTCCGAAGCTGCGCACCTGGGTGAAGGAGGTCAAGTCCGCGATGGAGCAGCTCCAGATGGACCCGGCCTTCGCCGAGCGCAACGTCAACGAGGGCTTCTCCGGCGGTGAGAAGAAGCGCCACGAGATCCTGCAGCTGGAGCTTCTCAAGCCGAAGATCGCGATCCTCGACGAGACCGACTCCGGTCTCGACGTCGACGCGCTGCGCGTCGTCTCGGAGGGCGTCAACCGCGTCCGCGAGACCGGTGAGGTCGGCACCCTGCTGATCACCCACTACACGCGCATCCTGCGCTACATCAAGCCCGACTTCGTGCACGTGTTCGCGAACGGCCGTATCGCCGAGTCCGGTGGCGCCGAGCTCGCCGACCAGCTGGAGGCCGAGGGTTACGACAAGTATGTGAAGGGTGGCGCGACCGCGTGACACAGCTGCCTGGCCTCCTCGACATCGAGGCGATCCGCAAGGACTTCCCCCTGCTGGATCGTGTGGTCCACGACGGGAAGAAGATCGTTTACCTGGACAACGCGGCGACTTCGCAGAAGCCGCGCCAGGTACTCGACGCGCTGAACGAGTACTACGAGCAGCACAACGCCAACGTCCACCGTGGCGTGCACGTGCTCGCCGAGGAGGCCACGGCGCTGTACGAGGGCGCTCGCGACAAGGTCGCCGCCTTCATCAACGCGCCGAGCCGCGACGAGGTGATCTTCACCAAGAACGCCTCGGAGTCGCTCAACCTGGTCGCGAACATGCTCGGCTGGGCGGACGAGCCCTACCGGGTCGACCGTGAGACCGAGATCGCCATCACGGAGATGGAGCACCACTCCAACATCGTGCCGTGGCAGCTGCTCTCGCAGCGCACCGGCGCGAAGCTGAAGTGGTTCGGCCTCACCGACGACGGCCGGCTCGACCTGTCCAACATCGAAGAGGTCATCACGGAGAAGACGAAGATCGTCTCCTTCACGCTGGTCTCCAACATCATGGGCACGATCAACCCGGTCGAGGCGATCGTCCGGCGCGCCCAGGACGTCGGCGCCCTGGTGCTGATCGACGCCTCCCAGGCCGCTCCGCACATGCCGCTCGACGTGCAGGCGCTCGGCGCCGACTTCGTGGCCTTCACCGGCCACAAGATGTGCGGCCCGACCGGCATCGGCGTCCTCTGGGGCCGCCAGGAGCTCCTGGAAGACCTGCCTCCGTTCCTCGGTGGCGGCGAGATGATCGAGACCGTGTCGATGCACGCCTCGACCTACGCCCCGGCGCCCCACAAGTTCGAGGCGGGTACGCCCCCGATCGCCCAGGCCGTCGGCCTCGGCGCGGCCGTGGACTACCTGTCCGCGATCGGCATGGACAAGATCGCCGCGCACGAGCACGCGATCACCGAGTACGCGGTCAAGCGCCTCCTCGAGGTGCCCGACCTGCGCATCATCGGCCCGACGACGGCCGAGGACCGCGGCGCCGCGATCTCCTTCGTGCTCGGCGACATCCACCCGCACGACGTCGGCCAGGTGCTGGACGAGCAGGGCATCGCGGTCCGCGTGGGACACCACTGCGCGCGCCCGGTCTGCCTGCGGTACGGAATTCCCGCGACGACGCGAGCGTCTTTCTACCTGTACTCCTCTCCCGCCGAGGTCGACGCACTCGTCGACGGGCTGGAGCACGTACGGAACTTCTTCGGCTGACCAGGGCGACGAGGACGAGGGACGCAGTGAAGCTGGATTCGATGTACCAGGAACTGATCCTGGACCACTACAAGCACCCGCACGGGCGTGGCCTGCGCGACGGCGATGCCGAGGTGCACCACGTCAATCCGACGTGCGGCGACGAGATCACGCTGCGCGTGAAGTACGACGGCGAGACGCTGACCGATGTCTCGTACGAGGGCCAGGGCTGCTCCATCAGCCAGGCCAGCGCGTCCGTACTGAACGAGCTGCTGGTCGGCAAGAACCTGGCCGAGGCGCAGAAGATCCAGGGCGTGTTCTTGGAGATGATGCAGTCCAAGGGCAAGATCGAGCCCGACGAGGCCATGGAGGAGGTGCTGGAGGACGCGGTCGCGTTCGTCGGCGTCTCCAAGTACCCGGCCCGCGTGAAGTGTGCTCTGCTGAGTTGGATGGCGTGGAAGGACGCGACCGCCCAGGCTCTGGGCGACGCGGAGAGGAAGACGGCATGACCGAGAACGCGACGCCCGAGGCGTCGATCAAGCCGGCCACCGAGGAAGAGGTCCGCGAGGCCCTCTACGACGTGGTCGACCCCGAGCTGGGCATCGACGTCGTCAACCTGGGCCTGATCTACGGCATCCACGTCGACGATGCGAACATCGCCACCCTCGACATGACGCTCACCTCGGCGGCCTGCCCGCTGACGGACGTCATCGAGGACCAGGCGAAGTCGGCGACGGACGGCATCGTCAACGAACTGCGCATCAACTGGGTCTGGATGCCGCCGTGGGGCCCGGACAAGATCACGGACGACGGCCGTGAGCAGCTCCGCGCGCTCGGCTTCAACGTCTGATCACCGCCTGCTTGCGAGGGCCCCCGGCACATGTGTGCCGGGGGCCCTCGGCGTTTTCCGCCGCGGGACCGCCGGGACGGGAACGTCGGGACGGGATCGCCGGGGCGGAGGCCGCGGTCAGGGGTGACCCGTGATCAGGGGCAACCTTTGATCAAGGGCAACCTGTGATCAGGGGATCCGCCGAGAGGGGCCCGGCGGGGTGCTCACGGCGGAGCCGCCGGTCGGCGTAGAGCAGGCCGGCGCTCAGCTGGGGGAAGGTCAGCAGCAGCGCCGGCGCGAGCAGGGCGCCGAGGATGCCGAACCACTGCTGGAGGGCGTACGCGGCCCCCACCGCGAGCGCCCCCGCCGGAACCGTGACCCCCAGGGTCCGCCACCAGGCCCCGCGCACCAGCCCGGCCGACCGGCGCAGGGCCGCGACGGGGCCGAGCCCCTCGTACCCGGCGGCCGTGGGTGCCAGGGCGAAGAGCACGCCGAGCCAGAGGGCGACCGGGGCGAGCGGCAGCGCCGCGAGCGGCGGAAGTCCCGCGGCGAGGGCGCCGCAGGCCGGGCCCGCGGCGGCGAGCAGGCCCAGCAGGTGGGCGCCGAGCACGGCCGGGGTGCGGGGCAGCGCGGCGCGCAGCAGCCCGAGCGCGGTGACGCGGCGCCCGAGGACGGCGGGCCGGAGCAGGGCCGCGGCCAGTGCGCCGGCCAGCGCCCAGCAGACCAGCAGGAACAGGGCCGTGGCCGGGACGAGGGCGTGGACGAAGGCCCGGCTGCCGGCCGTAGGGGTGGGGGAGGCGAGGGCGGCTGCCCCGGCGGCCGCGGCGATCAGGAGCAGGGTGCCCAGCAGTGCGCCGACCTGGCCGAGGAGCAGTGCGCCGAGCAGTCGGCCGCCGTAGCGGCGCAGGGCGGTGAGGGTGCCGCCGAGGATCTCCCCCGGCCCGAGGGGGCGCAGCGGCACCACGCCCGGACGCGGAGCGGGCGGCGGCAGCCAGCCGCCGCCCTGGTGGGTCCAATGCTGCGCCATGCGCGGGCCGCCCCTTCGTCTCCCGAGGAGGCGGACAGGGTAGCGGCGCGGAGCGCAGGAGTCCCGGGTCGTGCGGGTGTCGGCGTGTGGCACGGGGTGGGAACGGCTTGTGTACGGGTGTACGCATCGATGTGTACTCTTGTACGCATGCCTTACGTACTGCTTGCCGCGGCCATCGCCGCCGAGGTCGCCGGAACCACCGCGATGAAGTACAGCGACGGTTTCACGAAGCTGTGGCCCTCGCTGGGCACCCTGCTGGGCTACGTCATCGCCTTCACGCTGCTCGCCCAGACGCTGAAGTCGATGTCGGTCGGCACGGCGTACGCGATATGGGCGGGCGTCGGCACCGCGGCGATCGCCGCCATAGGCATCGTGTTCATGGGGGAGGCGGCGACGGCCGCGAAGATCGCCGGGATCGCCCTGGTGATCGGCGGAGTGGTCCTGCTGAACCTCGGCGGCGCGCACTGATGCCCCCCGGTGTGCGGCGCTACGACCCGGACCGGCGCCAGCGGATCATCGACGCGGCGATCCGGGTGGTGGGCGCCAAGGGCATCGCGGGGCTGAGCCACCGCAGCGCGGCCGCGGAGGCCGACGTACCGCTGGGTTCGACGACCTACCACTTCAAGACGCTGGACGACCTGCTGGTCGCGGCGCTGCGGCAGGCCAACGAGGGCTTCGCGCAGGCGGTGGTCGAGTCGGCGGCACTGGCGGATCCGGAGGCGGACCTCGCGGGGGCGCTGGCCCGCCTGCTGGGGGAGTTCCTGGCGGCGGACCGCGGCCGGGTGGAGCTGGAGTACGAGCTCTACCTCGCGGCACTGCGCCGCCCGGCGCTGCGGCCGGTGGCGGCGGAATGGTGCGAGGCCATGGCCGCGGCGCTCACCCCGCGGACCGACCCGGTGACGGCGCGGGCGCTGGTGGCGGTCATGGACGGCATCAGCCTCCAGGTCCTGCTGACGGACGCCACCTACGACGAGCCGCACGCCCGCGAGATCCTGGGACGGGTACTGCGGCCGTGCTGACCTCCACCCCGCCCGGCGCCCACTCTTCCAGCTGTCGGGCACCCGAGGGCCAGGGCCCGCTCTTTTAGCCGTCGGGCGCCCGAGGGCCAGGGCCTGCTCTTCCAGCCGTTGGGCGTCCGAGGGCCAGGGCCCGCTCTTCCAGCCGTCCGGCGTTTGAGGACCGGGTCCGGGCAGGGCCCGTTCTTTGAGCCGTCCGGCGTTTGAGGACCGGGTCCGGGCGGAGCCCGGCTGGGGGTCCCCCCGGACGGAGTCCGGGGGATGGGGAAAGGGCGGGGCGGGGAGGAGGCTCCGCGCAGCGGCGGCCTGCGGCCTGCGGCCCGCGCCCCGCTAACCCGCGGAGCGCACGGCCGCCAAAGCCCCCCGCACACTCGCCTCGATGTCCCGGATCGGATAGATCACCTCGCGCACCGTGCGCTCACGGTCGATGACCAGGGTCAGCCGCTTGATCCGGCTCACCCCCGCCGCACGGAACGTCGGCAACCGCAGCGCCGCCGTCAGCGCCAGATCCGCGTCCGAGAGCAGCGGGAACCGCAACCGCTCGTGCTCCGCGAACTCCCGCTGCTCGTCCGGCCGCTGGGTCGACACCCCGTGCACGGTGGCGCCGGCCGCGGTGAACTCCGCGAGCTGATCGCGGTACGTGCACGACTCGAACGTACAGCCCTTGGCGCCCGGGATCCCGGCCCAGCCGGGCGGGTAGGACTCGGCCCGCGCGTACGCGCCCGGGAAGCAGTACAGGACCGTGAACGGGGTCTGCGCCACCGGGTCGCTCAGCTCGCCGAAACGGTCCGGCAGCAGCAGCCGCGGCACCCGCGTGCCCCGCAGCGCGTGCACCCGTTCCGCCTCCCGCGAGGCCTCGTCCGTCGTCGCGGTCATCTCTCCCTCTCCCAGGATCCAGGTGTCTCCCCAGTCCTGGAGGGCGACCAGGACGGGGAGCAGCCCCCGCCCGCGCGGGGTCAGCCGGTACTCGTGCCGCACCGGGCGCTCCTGGTACGGCTCGCGCGACAGCACTCCGGCCTCGACGAGCAGCTTCAGCCGCTCCGCCAGCACCTTGCGGGACATGCCCAGCTCGCGCTGGAGCTCGTCGAAGCGGTGCAGGCCGCGCGCGGCGTCGCGCACGATCAGCAGCGTCCACCAGTCGCCCACCACGTCGAGGGCCTGGGCGATGGCGCAGTCCGCGTCGCCGAGGTGTGTGCGCTGGGCCATGGGAGCTCCTTTGTCCGTTGACCCAAGGCTGTCATGCTGACATAGTCCGTTCCCAAAAGGAACTTACTCATCGGATGTGGGGGACACGGGTGTGCTGCAGGGGTTCAAGGACATACCGAGGGTCGTGTGGCTGCTGGCTGCGGGGGTCTTCGTCAATGCCGTCGTCAGCTTCACCTTCGTCTTCGTCTTCCTCTACCTGACCGGCCCGCGCGGCCTCAGCGCCGCCGAGGCGGGCCTCGTCAGCGGAATCGCCGGAATCGGCCTGGTCGTCGGCAACTTCACCGGCGGCTGGTACGGCGACCGCTTCGGCCACCGCCGCGTGCTCCTCGCAGCCGCCACGCTGGGCGGCCTCGCCCTGATGGCGCTCCCGCTGCTGCCCACCCCGCTGCTCTGCGCGGCCCTGCCGGTGGCCGAGTACACCGCCGGCGTGATCCGGGCCGCCAACTCCGCACTGATCGCGGTCACCGTCCCGGAGGGGGCCCGCCGCCAGGCCTTCGCCGTCGTACGCTGCGCCTCCAACGGCGGATTCACCCTCGGGCCGCCGCTGGGCGCACTCGTCGCCACCGGCTTCTCCTACGACTGGCTCTTCGTCGGCGACGGCATCGGCACCCTCTTCTTCGCCTTCTGGACCGCTCGGGTCGTCCCGGCACGCGGCGCCACCCGCAAGACCGCCGTGCCCGCCTCGGCCCCGGACGGGGGTCGGGGCCGCGGCGGACACGGCGTCTGGCGCGAACTGCGGGCCCGGCCCGCCCTGTTGGTGCTGCTCGGCGCGATCCTGGTGGCCGACGTCGTCTACCGCCAGCAGTACTCGACCTTCCCCGTCTTCCTCGCCGACCACGGCCTGGACGCGCGTGCCTTCGGGCTCGTCATCGCGCTCAACGGAGGGGTGATCCTGCTGCTGGAGCTGCCCGCCGCCGTCGCGCTGCGCAAGCGGCCGGCGTTGGCGGTCGTCGGCACCGGGCTGGTGCTGGTCGGGGCCGCGTACGGGGCGCTGCTGCTCGGGGCCGGGATCGCGACCGCCGTGGTGATGATGGTGCTGCTGAGCCTCGGGGAGATCCTCTACAAGACCACCGCCACCGCCTACGTGGCCGACGAGGCGCCGGAGCACGCCATCGGGCGGTTCCAGAGCCTGTACGCGGGGGTCTCGGTCAGCGGGGTCGTCCTCGGCCCGTCGCTGGGCGGAGCGCTGTACTCCGCCGCGCCGGGGCTGCTGTGGCCGCTGTGCGCGGTGCTGGCGGCGGGGGCGGGCGGGGCCGTCCTGTGGGCGCACGCCCGGCAGGGCCGGCGCGCGCCGGCACATGAGACCGGTTCGCAACCGAAGGCCGTCGCCGGTTAGGTTTCGGATATGACTGCTACGCGTACCACCGGCGCCGTCGCCGCCGGACTTGCCACCCTCACCGCCGACGGCACCGTCCTCGACACCTGGTTCCCCGCCCCCGAGCTGGTCGCCGAGCCCGGCCCGGCCGGCACCGAGCGCCTCACCGCCGAGCAGGCCGTGGAGCTCCTCGGCGCCGCCGCGGCCAAGGCGATCCGCACGGACGGGGTCCGCGGCGTCGAGGTCGTAGCCGTCCGCACGGTCATCGCCTCCCTGGAGGACAAGCCGCTGGACGCGCACGACGCGTACCTGCGCCTGCACCTGCTCAGCCACCGCCTGGTCAAGCCGCACGGCCAGAACCTCGACGGCGTCTTCGGCCTGCTGACCAACGTCGCCTGGACCTCTCTGGGCCCGGTCGCGGTCGACCAGGTCGAGACCGTCCGCCTCAACGCGCGCGCCGAGGGCCTGCACCTCCAGGTCACCTCGATCGACAAGTTCCCGCGGATGACGGACTACGTCGCCCCCAAGGGCGTGCGCATCGCCGACGCGGACCGCGTCCGCCTCGGCGCGCACCTCGCCGAGGGCACCACCGTCATGCACGAGGGCTTCGTCAACTTCAACGCCGGCACCCTCGGCACCTCTATGGTCGAGGGCCGCATCTCCGCGGGCGTCGTGGTCGGCGACGGCTCGGACATCGGCGGCGGCGCCTCCACCATGGGCACCCTCTCGGGCGGCGGCAAGCAGATCATCTCGATCGGCGAGCGCACCCTGGTCGGGGCCGAGGCGGGCGTCGGCATCGCGCTGGGCGACGAGTGCGTCGTCGAGGCTGGCCTGTACGTGACCGCGGGCACCCGCGTCACCCTCCCGGACGGCCAGATCGTCAAGGCCCTGGAGCTCTCCGGCGCCAACAACATCCTCTTCCGCCGCAACTCGGTCACCGGCACCGTCGAGGCCCGCCCGTACAAGGCGACCTGGGGCGGCCTGAACGAGGTCCTGCACAGCAACAACTGACGGTCGGATCCGTCTCCGAGCGCCCCCCGGACCCGCCGTGGCCCGGGAGGGCGCTCGG of the Streptomyces sp. NBC_01294 genome contains:
- a CDS encoding winged helix-turn-helix transcriptional regulator; this translates as MAQRTHLGDADCAIAQALDVVGDWWTLLIVRDAARGLHRFDELQRELGMSRKVLAERLKLLVEAGVLSREPYQERPVRHEYRLTPRGRGLLPVLVALQDWGDTWILGEGEMTATTDEASREAERVHALRGTRVPRLLLPDRFGELSDPVAQTPFTVLYCFPGAYARAESYPPGWAGIPGAKGCTFESCTYRDQLAEFTAAGATVHGVSTQRPDEQREFAEHERLRFPLLSDADLALTAALRLPTFRAAGVSRIKRLTLVIDRERTVREVIYPIRDIEASVRGALAAVRSAG
- a CDS encoding metal-sulfur cluster assembly factor, producing MTENATPEASIKPATEEEVREALYDVVDPELGIDVVNLGLIYGIHVDDANIATLDMTLTSAACPLTDVIEDQAKSATDGIVNELRINWVWMPPWGPDKITDDGREQLRALGFNV
- a CDS encoding MFS transporter; translated protein: MGDTGVLQGFKDIPRVVWLLAAGVFVNAVVSFTFVFVFLYLTGPRGLSAAEAGLVSGIAGIGLVVGNFTGGWYGDRFGHRRVLLAAATLGGLALMALPLLPTPLLCAALPVAEYTAGVIRAANSALIAVTVPEGARRQAFAVVRCASNGGFTLGPPLGALVATGFSYDWLFVGDGIGTLFFAFWTARVVPARGATRKTAVPASAPDGGRGRGGHGVWRELRARPALLVLLGAILVADVVYRQQYSTFPVFLADHGLDARAFGLVIALNGGVILLLELPAAVALRKRPALAVVGTGLVLVGAAYGALLLGAGIATAVVMMVLLSLGEILYKTTATAYVADEAPEHAIGRFQSLYAGVSVSGVVLGPSLGGALYSAAPGLLWPLCAVLAAGAGGAVLWAHARQGRRAPAHETGSQPKAVAG
- a CDS encoding cysteine desulfurase, whose protein sequence is MTQLPGLLDIEAIRKDFPLLDRVVHDGKKIVYLDNAATSQKPRQVLDALNEYYEQHNANVHRGVHVLAEEATALYEGARDKVAAFINAPSRDEVIFTKNASESLNLVANMLGWADEPYRVDRETEIAITEMEHHSNIVPWQLLSQRTGAKLKWFGLTDDGRLDLSNIEEVITEKTKIVSFTLVSNIMGTINPVEAIVRRAQDVGALVLIDASQAAPHMPLDVQALGADFVAFTGHKMCGPTGIGVLWGRQELLEDLPPFLGGGEMIETVSMHASTYAPAPHKFEAGTPPIAQAVGLGAAVDYLSAIGMDKIAAHEHAITEYAVKRLLEVPDLRIIGPTTAEDRGAAISFVLGDIHPHDVGQVLDEQGIAVRVGHHCARPVCLRYGIPATTRASFYLYSSPAEVDALVDGLEHVRNFFG
- a CDS encoding bifunctional 3-phenylpropionate/cinnamic acid dioxygenase ferredoxin subunit, encoding MNYVKVCALSELEENTPKRVELDGTPVSIVSTEGEVFAINDICSHANVSLSEGEVDDCMIECWLHGSAFDLRTGKPSGLPATRPVPVYPVKIEGDDVLVSLTQES
- the sufD gene encoding Fe-S cluster assembly protein SufD, encoding MAEAQNIPAGSTTAGAIAVAAESTVATRMSAPPSFDVADFPVPHGREEEWRFTPLARLKGLHDGTAVANGTMKAQIDAPEGVTVESVERGDARIGKAGTPVDRVAAQAFSSFAKATVVTVPKEAVLTEPVRVTLHGEGGTTFGHTVFDVQAFAEAVVVIDHTGDGVRAANVDFLVGDGAKLTVVSVQDWDDTAVHVSQHNALVGRDATFKSIVVTFGGDLVRLHPRVTYAGPGGEAELFGLYFTDAGQHQEHRLLVDHSAPHCKSNVVYKGALQGQDAHAVWIGDVLIEKTAEGTDTYEMNRNLVLTDGARVDSVPNLEIETGEIVGAGHASATGRFDDEQLFYLQARGIPAGEARRLVVRGFFAELVQQIGVPDIEERLLTKIETELQGSV
- a CDS encoding DMT family transporter; this encodes MPYVLLAAAIAAEVAGTTAMKYSDGFTKLWPSLGTLLGYVIAFTLLAQTLKSMSVGTAYAIWAGVGTAAIAAIGIVFMGEAATAAKIAGIALVIGGVVLLNLGGAH
- the dapD gene encoding 2,3,4,5-tetrahydropyridine-2,6-dicarboxylate N-succinyltransferase, which produces MTATRTTGAVAAGLATLTADGTVLDTWFPAPELVAEPGPAGTERLTAEQAVELLGAAAAKAIRTDGVRGVEVVAVRTVIASLEDKPLDAHDAYLRLHLLSHRLVKPHGQNLDGVFGLLTNVAWTSLGPVAVDQVETVRLNARAEGLHLQVTSIDKFPRMTDYVAPKGVRIADADRVRLGAHLAEGTTVMHEGFVNFNAGTLGTSMVEGRISAGVVVGDGSDIGGGASTMGTLSGGGKQIISIGERTLVGAEAGVGIALGDECVVEAGLYVTAGTRVTLPDGQIVKALELSGANNILFRRNSVTGTVEARPYKATWGGLNEVLHSNN
- a CDS encoding TetR/AcrR family transcriptional regulator, which produces MPPGVRRYDPDRRQRIIDAAIRVVGAKGIAGLSHRSAAAEADVPLGSTTYHFKTLDDLLVAALRQANEGFAQAVVESAALADPEADLAGALARLLGEFLAADRGRVELEYELYLAALRRPALRPVAAEWCEAMAAALTPRTDPVTARALVAVMDGISLQVLLTDATYDEPHAREILGRVLRPC
- the sufC gene encoding Fe-S cluster assembly ATPase SufC is translated as MATLEIHDLHVSVEAENGAREILKGVDLTVKQGETHAIMGPNGSGKSTLAYSLAGHPKYTITGGTVTLDGEDVLEMSVDERARAGLFLAMQYPVEVPGVSVSNFLRTSATAIRGEAPKLRTWVKEVKSAMEQLQMDPAFAERNVNEGFSGGEKKRHEILQLELLKPKIAILDETDSGLDVDALRVVSEGVNRVRETGEVGTLLITHYTRILRYIKPDFVHVFANGRIAESGGAELADQLEAEGYDKYVKGGATA
- the sufU gene encoding Fe-S cluster assembly sulfur transfer protein SufU produces the protein MKLDSMYQELILDHYKHPHGRGLRDGDAEVHHVNPTCGDEITLRVKYDGETLTDVSYEGQGCSISQASASVLNELLVGKNLAEAQKIQGVFLEMMQSKGKIEPDEAMEEVLEDAVAFVGVSKYPARVKCALLSWMAWKDATAQALGDAERKTA